The region AGAGGGCCGTCCGTGTCATGGGCGACCATGCCCCGGGCCAGGCCCTGGGTCGGGGTCAGGGCGATGCCGCGCACGTGCTCTTCGTCAAGGTGGGACATGACCTCGATGACGATGCGCCCGTCCTTCCCCGTACGCAAAATGTTCCGGATGGCAGGCAGGCCGGAGGTGAAAGAAACATCCACGACGCTGCCGCGCACGGCGGTGACGAAGCCCGTATTTCCTGATCGAGCGGACTGATCCAGGACAGGAGGCGTTACTGAAGAATCGGGGCGTTGAGAAGAAGTGACCATGATCACTTATTGCCCCTTCACCGGCCAGGGTCAAGCTTCTTCGTGATCAATGCCGTTTTGTGCTCTGCCCTTGCCCGCGAAATGCACGAAACAGAAGCCAGAATCCGACCAGCACGCAGGGCACGCTCAGCCACTGGCCCACGGTCAAGAACTGGCCGTACTCGTAGGCCGCCTGGGGCATCTTGTAGAATTCGAGGACAAAGCGGGCGGCAAAAACCAGAGCCAGGAAGATGCCGGCCAGCAGGCCCTGGCGGTCGCGCAGGTCTCGCACCCGATAAGCCAGGAGAAGAACGATGAAGATCAAAAGATAGGCCGCGGCCTCGTACAACTGCACAGGATGCCTGGGCAGCGGGTCGAGGCGTTCGAAAATCACGGCCCAGGGCACGATGGTCGGCATGCCGACTATTTCGGAATTCATGAAATTCCCGATGCGGATGAACGCGCCGCCCAACGCCGCGGGGACGGCGATGCGGTCCAGCAGCCACCAGAAGCGCATGCCGCTGCGACGGGCATAAACACCCACGGCCACAAGAATCCCGATCACGCCGCCATGACTGGCCAGCCCGCCTTCCCATATCTTGAGGATCAGCAGCGGGCTCGACAGGTAATAGACCGGATCGTAGAGCAGGCAGTGCCCGAGCCGCGCGCCGACCAGGGCGCCGACGACCACAAAGCCCAACAGGGAATCCAGGTCGTCGGTGGAGCGCCCCTCCCGTATGAAGATGCGCCCCATGATCTGCAATCCGACGATGAATGCGGCGGCGAAAAACAAGCCGTACCAATGGACGGACAGGGGCCCAACGCTCACGGCGATGGGGTCGGCGTTCCAGTAGATCATGAAAAAAGTCCTCCCGGGGATGAGTTTTCAACAAGCCCGAATCGTTTCGCAAAAACCCGGCGTCATCCCCAGATCGACCCGTATAAAAGACCCGAAAACGTGGCCATGACGATGACCAGACTCACAAAAACAACCGTCTTCTTCACGCCCATGATGCTGTTTATGACCAGCATGTTGGGCAAACTCAGCGCCGGACCGGCCAGCAGCAGGGCCAGGGCCGGGCCCTTGCCCATGCCCGCGCCGATGAGGCCCTGCAGGATGGGCACTTCGGTCAGGGTGGCGAAATACATGAAGGCCCCGGCGAAGGAGGCGAAAAAATTGGCCCAGAAGGAATTGCCGCCCACGGCGCTGGCCACCCACTGCGAGGGGATGAGGCCTTCGTTGCCGACCCGGCCAAGCAAAGCTCCCGCGATAAGCACGCCGAAGAGCAGTAGCGGCAGGATCTGCTTGGCAAACCCCCAGGACGAGGAGAACCAGTCCCCGACCTCGCCTTCATCGGTGCTGGTGAAGGCGGACAGGCCGATGACTCCGGCCGTGAAGGCCAAAAGCGGCTGGCCGGGAAAGAAAACCGCCAGAAGAACCACCGGGATGGCGGCGGTACCCACTTTCCAAAGCTTCACATCGAACCAACGCACAAGCATTACGCCCAAGGCCACCGAGAATGCAGAGGTCAGCATCCACTTGGCCCCGAAAATGGTGGCCCACAATCCGGAATCCGTCTGGGGAGCGCCCCAGTTGGCGAAAACCAGAATCGCGACCATGGAGGCGAAATACAGGGCGTTCTGCCACAGAGGGCGTTTCACTTCCTCCTCGATCTGCGCCATCTGAATGACCTGCCGTTCGGCCTCCTCCTTGCGGAAGAAAAAGTGCATCAAAAGGCCGATGACCACGCTGAAAAGGATGGCTCCCACGGCGCGGGCGATGCCCATTTCAGGCCCCAGGATGCGGGCCGTCATGACGATGGCCAGCACGTTGATGGCCGGCCCGGAATAGAGGAACGCGCAGGCCGGTCCAAGGCCCGCGCCCATGCGGTAGATGCCCGCGAAAAGCGGCAGCACCGTGCAGGAACACACGGCCAGGATGGTGCCCGAGACGGCGGCTACACCGTAGGCCAAGACCTTGTTGGCCTTGGCGCCGAGATACTTCATGACCGCGCCCTGGCTGACGAAGACCGAGATGGCTCCGGCGATGAAGAATGCCGGAATCAGGCACAGCAGCACGTGTTCCTGAGCGTACCATTTGACGAGATGAAAGGCTTCGAGGATGGCGTTGTCAAAACGCGGCACGCCCACGGGCAGATAAAAGCAGGCCAGGAAAACCGCGACAATGACCGCCAGGGGCTTCCACTCTTCTCTCCAGTTCATGATCAACCTCTACTTGAGTTTTGGCCGGGCAGACTGGCCGGTCATTGATAATTGTTCCATGGCGCGCGTCGAAAGCACGGCCTCCACGCAATGCATGAAATTCAGGACGCACGGGACCTTGAGGCTGTAATACACCTGCTTGCCCCTTTTCTCGTCCTGCACGATGCCTGCCTGCTTGAGCACGGTCAGATGCTTGGATACGGTGGAAAAATCCGCGTCGATGAGTTCCGCGAATTCGCAGACACACTTTTCCCCGGATTCCAGATGCTCGACCATCCACAAGCGGGTCGGGTGAGCCAGCGCCTTGAGCACGGCGGCCTTGGCCTCGAAAAACTTTCTGTCTTCAGCCTTCATGGTAGCTCCTACGTTTGCACAAATGACCAAGTATGCAAGGATCAGCGTTTCGTCAAGAGTGCGAGACCGATCTTGCCGGGCTGCCTTGAAGTTATCCAGGGAAGGAAAAAAGACGGGAAAAAAATTGACGCAAACAACGCTTGGCAATATTGCCAATTAAAAAAAGGAGACGCACATGCTCGTGCACCTGTGCCCGACCAGGGAAGATTTCGAGGCTCGCGCCAAGGTCATGAAGGCTCTCGCGCACCCGACCCGCCTCATGATGATCGAGGAGCTCTCGCGCGGCGAACGCTGCGTTCGCGAGCTGCGTGACCTGGCCGACCGCGATCTGTCCACGGTCTCCAAGCATCTCTCGATCCTGAAGGACGCAGGTATCTTGCAGGACGAGAAAAGGGGCAAACAGGTTTTCTACCGCCTGCGCGTGCCCTGTGTCCTGAATTTCTTTCATTGCCTGGACTCGGTGCTCACGGCCCGGGACAGGCTGGCAGGCCGTTGATAACCGGCCTGCAAATTTTAAATTTTTCAAGGCCGTTCAGACAAACTGATTCTTGGCCGTCAGGCCATTCGTAACTTCAACTGTTCAAGGAGTCGTCATGAAAAAAGTTCACGTTATGGGTCCTGGCTGCCCCAAATGTACGGAAACATTCAAGATCGTCGAAGCTGCCATTGCCGAATCAGGGGTGGAGGCAAGCCTGGAGAAAGTCACGGACTTCACCGAAATCTCAAAATTCGGAGTGTTCACGACCCCCGCAGTGGCCGTGGACGGCACGGTCAAGGTCATGGGCAAGGTGCCAAAGAAGGCCGATGTCGTAGCCTGGCTGACCGCGTAACACGCTTTCGGTCCGGAGCATCGCCGTCACCACGCCATCTTTTGCGGTCCCTGCAAAATGCGACGTCCCCTGGAAGGACGTCATGGCAGAAAGTCGTCATCCCCTGAAAAACGGAAATTCATGTGCAATGACCTGAAAGGCATGAATTTCAAGCCAATGCCGGGCCATGTCCGGCACACGTTCACGGGAATGACGATCAGGTTCACCGGCGACTTTTGGCATTTGTCTCCAACTTTAAACCAGATGCGCTGAAGCGAAGCAAAATGCCATTTGTTTCAAACGGCATTCGAGCAACCCTTTCTCCGAGGTTTCCATGAAAATCTTTCGCCTTTTTCTCGCCCTGTTTTTCCTGATCGCAGCATCACAGGCCGTGGCCGCTCCCTCTCCGCTCATTTCAGGAGCCCCCCAGGAAGTTCCCATCAAGGGCATGGTCACCATGGTCGATATTGGCGCAAAAGCCTGCATCCCGTGCAAGATGATGATTCCGGTTATCGAGTCCTTGTCCGAGGAATACGAAGGTCGGGCCGCCATCGTCTTCATAGACGTCTGGAAAAACCCGGACGAGACCCCGAAATTCGGTCTTCGCGCCATCCCGACCCAGATCTTCTATGACAAGGACGGCAAGGAAGTCATGCGCCACGAAGGATACTTTTCCAAAGAGGAGATCATCAAGGTTCTGACCAAGCTCGGGGTGGAATAATGGACCAGTTCCTGATCCTTATCCACGAGTGGATGGGGTCCGGCGTGGGCCTGGCAGCGCTGGGCTGCTTTCTGTGGGGCGTGGTTAGCGTGCTGTTCAGCCCCTGCCACCTGGCCTCCATCCCCCTCATCGTCGGCTACGTGGCTGGTCAGAACAAACTGGTCGAAGGTCGTCAGGCAGCATTCTATGCGATCCTCTTCACCACCGGGCTGTTCCTGACCATCGCCGCCATCGGCGTGATCTGCGCCTGGCTCGGACGGATGCTTGGCGACGTAGGCCCGTACTGGACCATCGTCGTCGGGCTCATTCTGTTGTGGGTGGCCATGGACATGCTGGGCGTCGCCCAATGCTCCATGGGCGGAAACCTCATGGGCCGTTTCAAACTGCGCGGCATGGGTGGGGCTTTCGTGCTCGGCCTGGCCTACGGCGTCCTGTCGGGTTCCTGTACTTTCGGTTTCATCGCGCCAATCCTGGCCGTCATCACGGTGCAGGAAAAGATCGCGACCGGCATCCTGCTCATCGTCCTCTTCGGCCTTGGGCACTGCATCCCCATCGTCATCGCCGGCAGCTCCACCGCCCTGGTTCGCCGTCTCATGGCCAACACCTCCTGGCAACGCGGGGGCACGGCTTTCCGGCGAATTGCCGGAATTCTGATCGGCCTCATGGGCTTCTACTTTATCGCCCGTCCGTTCCTGCCGGTCTGAGCCAATCTCTTTGAGGCAACCCGTCTTGGCCAGCGCGCCTGTCGCTCATGCCTCATGCGCCAGGCGGCAAGTTTTGCATTGACATATCCACCTATGCGGATATGTATTCACCATCTGGCGCGAGCCCACCACAGACAGGACAAGAAGGAGACATGAGCCACATGAAGAAAGAAACCACCGCCGGAATCAGCTTTTTCGAGAAGAACCTCACCCTCTGGGTCGCCCTGTGCATGGTCGCGGGCGTGCTCATTGGCAATTTTTTGCCCGCTGTCCCGGCATTTTTAAGCAAGTTCGAATACGCCAAGGTCTCCATTCCCATCGCTGTGCTGATCTGGTTCATGATCTACCCCATGATGATGAAGGTCGATTTCGCCAGTATCAAAAACGTCGGCAAAAATCCGACCGGGCTGTACCTGACCTGGGTCGTCAACTGGCTGATCAAGCCTTTCACCATGTTCGCCATCGCGGGCTTTTTCTTTTTCGTCGTCTTCAGGCCCTTCATTCCGCATGAACTTGCCAAGGACTATCTGGCCGGAGCCATCCTGCTCGGGGCCGCGCCGTGCACGGCCATGGTCTTTGTCTGGAGTCATCTGACCAGGGGCAACCCGGCCTACACCGTGGTCCAGGTGGCCACCAACGACCTCATCATCCTGGTCGCCTTCACCCCCATCGTGGCTTTTTTGCTGGGGATCAGCGGCGTGACCATTCCCTGGAACACCCTGCTCCTCTCCGTGGTCCTGTTCGTTGTCATCCCCCTGGCAGGCGGCGTGCTGACCCGCAACCATGTCATAAAAAGCAAGGGACTGGATTATTTCAACAACACCTTCATCCCCAAATTCAACAATGCCACCATCGTCGGCCTGCTCCTGACCCTGGTGCTCATCTTCTCCTTCCAGGGCGAGGTGATCCTCGGCAATCCGCTGCACATCCTGTTCATAGCCGTCCCGCTCATCATCCAGACCGTGCTCATCTTCTTTCTGGCCTACCTTGCGGGCAAAAAACTCAAACTCTGCCACAGCATCGCCGCCCCGGCGGGAATGATCGGCGCGTCCAATTTCTTCGAACTGGCCGTGGCCGTGGCCATCACCCTTTTCGGGGCATCTTCCCCGGTGGTCCTGGCCACCATCGTCGGCGTGCTGGTGGAAGTTCCGGTCATGCTGGCCCTGGTCAAATACGCCAACCGCACCACAAGCTGGTTCCCGGACTCGGAGGCCTGACGGCCATCATCGCGCGGACGCACCAACAAAAACCCCATAAACAATTTCCGGGCGGCTTCTCACGAAACCGCCCGGAAATTTTTCATCTGCCCAGCCAGGCTTTGAGCGTGCTTTTCGATCTTCTCAATTCACGCCATGCAGTTGTTCCATGGTGCGGGCCACTGCGCTCAGGCTGAAGTTGCTGAGCATGTGCACGGGTTTCTTGAACTTCTTGCCCAGGTTCTTGACCTTCAGACAAGCGCCGTGGCTGTTGCAGTTTACCGGGCAAAGGACCAGATCCGCCCGCTGCACGCTGTTTTCGAGCCCCTTGCCCCCCGACTTCATGTGTCCGGCGTGATATTCGAACACGCCGCCGCGCTCCTCGATCAGCCTGCGATAGGACTTCTCCATGCGCTCGATGCCGCCAACGATGAGCACCCGTTTCTTGCACAGATCGTAGGACGGACACCTGGGGCTGCATTTTCCGCCCCTGCAGTCTCCATCCATACATGACTTAGGCCCCCTCTCCTCCGCCTGGCGGGACATAAAAGTGTGGGACCGGCAAAGGCCAGAGTTCCCGGAACGCTGCACAGAGCGTTCCTTTTCCGCAGCTGAGATCTTCATCCAAAAACCCCCTCTTTTCGCGACAACACCCGGCTGCCAGGCACGATGCGATATTGATGCCTTGCGCATGCTTGCGTCTTTCTCCAGACGGAGTGCCCCATGAAAAATGGTCATTGACCCCGGCGCCTAGCCCTTGGGTCGTGCACTATAAATTAGACATAACTAATATATTGACACCCACCTATCCCGCAAAATCGACCCTTGTCAACATGCAACAAGCCAAGTCGAAACAAAAAAACTACCGATATGGCAATAATACAAACTTAAAGACAACTAACAAAACACATGTGAGCCAGCGTCATTCGTGAATTTGATCCGTGAACACCGTCGCGTCCTTCATTCCGGTCACAAGCCTGGCAGGACAGGCCGAGACCGGAATCGTGGCGTCGCCGAACTTTTTGAAGGCCTCGCGCTTGGCTTCGCCGGTGAAAAGAAGAACCCCGGTCCGCGCAGTGAGCATGAGCGACAGGGAAGAGCTCATCCGTTCCGGAGGCGGCTTTGGCGAGTCGTCCATGACGATAAAGCCGTGATGCGGGTCCGTCACGGAGTGATGCCCCGGAAACAGGGCCCCGACGTGGCCGTCCTCGCCGGAACTGAGCAGGATGATGTCGTAGCGGAATCCCTGCCCCGCGAGCACCTCTTCATAGGCCAGTGTTCCGCGATCCGTCGCGGTCGTATCCAGGATGAAGGGGTGGGCGTTTTCCGGAGAAATCTTGCCTTCCCGCGCCAGAGGCGTGACGAGATGATCCCGGAGCAGCCCAAAATTGCTGTCGGGATGATCGATGGGAACAAGTCTCTCGTCAATGATGAAGAAATGCACCCGGTGCCAATCGAGCGCCTCCGTACGCATCGCGTCGAAAATCTTCACAACGCTTCTCCCGCCGGGCACCGCGATGTTCACGGCGGCGTGCACGGCCAGAGCATCCCGAAGCTTTTGGCACAGGTGCCGGGCAGCCCGTTGCAGGAGCAGATCGGTATCCTTTTCTTGGAGTATCGTGAGCATGAAATGTGTCCCTTTAAAACAAATTCAAGCCAAAAAACGGCTGTCGAACCTCTCTCAAATCCTGAATCATTTTGAAGCATCGCGCTCTGCGGAAAAATCGCCATCGCCGATGACCTAGCGTACTCAATAACCCGTATTCGTCTAAAATAACAAGAGGAGTTGTTCCCGGCAAAGGTCTGGCGTACAGCGACCGGCATGAAACCGGTCAACAACATCCACGACAATCTGTTCCGATACACCATGAGCCACAGCAATGTGGCCGCCGACTTTCTGGTCCAGTACCTGCCTTCGGAAGTGACCGGCAATTTGCGCCTCGACACCCTGACCATCGCCAAGGATACCTTTGTGGACCCGAATCAGCGGGAGCACTATTCGGACCTGCTTTACACGGTCCTCCTGAAGGGAGGCACATCGGCGTTCGTCTATTTCCTGTTTGAGCACAAAAGCCGGCCCGACCGTTTCGTTGCGCTACAGATCCTGCGCTACATGGTCGAAATCTGGGAACTGCACCGCAAGCAGCAAAAAAAATCCAAGACCCTGCCACTCATCATCCCCATCGTCGTCTATCACGGCAAGAACACTCAAAAAGCGTCAAGACTCGCCGATCTGATCGAACTTCCGGACATGAAATGCAACGCTTACGTGCCGCGCTTCGACCTCGCGTTTTACGATTTCTCGCCCGCATCCGATGAAAAAATCAAGGGAGCCATCACCCTGCGCCTGATGCTTGCGTGCTTTCGGGCCAAGAACAACCCAAGAACGGTCGGGCACGTCATGGACCTCTTCGGGCTGCTGGCCAAACTCGACAACAGTGCAACCTCCATGCGCTGGATCGAGGTCATCGCGACCTACCTGTTCCAGACCATGGACATCGACAGGGACGTCATGCACAATATCGCAAGCATACAACTGGACGCGAACAAGGAGGGAAAGGTCATGACCCTGGCGGATAGGCTGCGCAAGGAAGGCCGGATTGAAGGCAGAATGGAAGGCAAGCTGGAAGGTAAGATGGAGGGTAAGATGGAGGGAGAAGTCATGGGCCGCCATGCCGTGCTGCAACGCCTGCTCGGCAAACGCTTCGGCAAGGACATCCTGGACATCCGCATGCAGGACCGCCTGCGGAGCGCCAGCGCCGAACAGCTCGACCTCTGGGCGGAGCGCATCCTCGACGCCACGACTATCGAGGATGTCTTCAGGGAATAGACCCGCCGGTTGCGGCCCATGTTCCAGACCATGGACATCAACAGGGACGTCATGCACAATATCGCGAGCATTCAACTGGACTCGAACAAGGAGGGAAAGGTCATGACCCTGGCGGATAGACTGCGTAAGGAAGGCCGGATTGAAGGCAGGAAGGAGGGCAAGATGGAGGGAGAAGTCCTGGGCCGCCATGCCGTGCTGCAACGCCTGCTCGGCAAGCGCTTCGGAAAGGACATCCTGGACATTCGCATGCAGGACCGCCTGCGGAGCGCCAGCGCCGAACAGCTCGACCTCTGGGCGGAGCGCATCCTCGACGCCACGACCATCGAGGATGTCTTCAGGGAATAGATCCATCCATCCCGGTCGAGGCCCCATGCCTCAAGCCTGGCCCAAGTCAGGCTCACGCCTGCGTCATCTTTTTCGGCCATCTCTTGGCCGCGTTTGGCCCGAACATGATTCCTATTCCCGGACGCGGTCTCCAGCCACAGGCGCTCCCGCTTCGAGCAGCCCTCCCCAGTCCGTCCGCTCGCCCATCTCCCGCCTGATTTCTTCGGGCAGAAAATCCTTGCCGACGCGAGCCTCCCAGCCCCCGCCAAGGGCCTTGTACACAGCCGACAGATTGATGAGCACCGAGCCCTGCGTACTCGTCAGCAGGTCCTGGGCCTGGACCTTGGAACGCTGCGTGTCCAGGACGCGCTGAAAGTCGGCGAGACCTTCGCGGTACTGGATCATGGAAATTTCCACCGAACGTGTCGCGGCGTCCACGCCCTGCGCGAGAAAGGCAACCTCCTCCCTGGAGCGCAGGAAGGCGGACAAGGCAGCCTCGGTCTCCCTGGCGGCCTGGAGCACCGTATCCTTGTAACTCACGACCAGCTGCTGGAAACGCGCGTCCTGGACGCGGACATTGTTCTTGATGCGCCCGTAGTTGAAGATGTCCCATCCAAAGCCCATGCCTCCCGAATACTGGAGGCTGTCCCCGCTCATGAGATCGCCCAGATTGCTGCCGCCCGGATATCCGGCGATGGTCAGCGCCGCGTTGCTGGCCGACAGGCCGATATTGCCGAACAGGGTCAAGCGTGTGGGTAGAGATCCGCCCGGGCCACCCCGATCAGCGCGCACTGGGCGGCCATGCGGGCCTCGGCGGCGCGGATGTCCGGACGCCGCCGCAGGAGCTCGGCGGGAACGCCCACCGCCAAATCGGCGGGCACCTCGGGGATGCGTCCCGGCGCGCCGAGCAGGTCGTCCACCTCGCCGGGCAGCATGCCGAGCAGCGCAGCCAGACCGTTTTTGGCCTGACGCAGCTGAGCATCCAGCCGCGGCATGGAGGCGCGCGTGTTGGCCAGCAGCGCCCGGGCCTGGGCCACGTCGAGTTCGGTCACGTCCCCGCCCTCGTAAAGCGCCCGGGCAATCTGCAGGGAGCGCTCCTGAACCGCCACGTTTTCACGCGCGATGTCCAGGCGTTCCTCCAGGGTGCGCAACGTCACGTAGACCCGCGCCACCTCGGCCGTGAGCGTGACCAACAGATCGTCGTAACCCGCCGTGGCCGCGTCCAGATCCCACACGCCCGATTCCACCGCACGCCTGAATTTTCCCCAAAAATCGAGTTCCCAGGCCGCGTCGAGGGCGACGGAGGCCGTGGCGTAATACGTGTCCAGCGCGGGCGAGGTATTGGCGTTGTGCTTACTCAGACCGTTGTCGGCAAGGTTGCCCTTGAGCTGCTGCAGCTGCGGAAACCTGTTGCCGGTGGCGATGCCGAGCCTGGCGCGGGCCTCAAGGATGCGCAGCCCGGCGACCTGCAGGGACGGGTTCCGTTCGCGGGCCATCTCCACCAGCCGGTCCAGCACCGGATCATTCAGTCGCTTCCACCAGACCGCAAGCTCGGCCGGGCCATCCTTGAGCCTGGTGTCGCCTTTCCCGCTCCATTCCTTCATCACCGGGACCTCCGGCCGGACATAATTCGGACCAACGGCGCAACCGCCCAGAAGGACAAGGGCAAGGCCCAGGACCGTGATCCGCAAGACATTGGCGGCATCCGTCGCCCGGCGTGTGGCATCCTTCATGGCTCTACTCCTCGCTCTTCACGTTGAAAAAGATCGCATACAGCACGGGCACGACGATCAGCGTCAGGACCGTGGCGAAACCGAGACCGAACATGATGGTCACTGCCATGGACACGAAAAAGGCGTCCTGCACCAGGGGGAGCATGCCCAGGATCGTGGTCAAGGCGGCCATGGACACGGGAATGAGACGACTGACTCCGGAATCGATGACGGCCCTGAAGGGCGGTTTGCCGCTCCCGGTCTCCACATCGATCTGATCGATCAAAACAATGGCGTTCTTGATCAGCATGCCCGAGAGGCTCATGAGCCCCAGGAGGGACATGAACCCGAAGGGCTGGTCGAAAAGAAGCAGGCCCGCGGTCACACCGATGACGGACAGAGGCACCGTGAACCAGATGACCAGGGTCTTCTTGATGGAATTGAAGAGCACTATGACGATGAGGATCATGAGTCCGAAAAACACCGGGATGGTGCCCGCGAGGCGCGAATTGGCCTTGGCCGAGTCTTCGGACTCTCCGCCCCAGGCCATGGAGTAGCCGGGCATGTCCCTTATGGGCCATTTGTCGGAGTAACCGACCTTGAGGGTCGAGGCGTCGTACCCTTCCTGAAAGGGGTCCTCGCCGGGCGCGAAGCTTTTTCCGAGCACCTGCGCCACGTCCACGTTCAGGGCCTGTTCGATCGCGGGCTTCACGCGCTTCATCAGCTCACTCGGCAGGCCCGAGCTTGGATCGGCATGAATGCGCAGCATCTTGAAGCGGTCCCGGCGCCACAGATAGGCGTCCTCGAACTCCATCTTCATGCCGGTCAGCACCTGGCCGATGGGAATCATCGACTGCGCGGCCGGACTCCAGATGGGAATGCTCTCCATGCTGTCCAGGTCACTGCGTTCATCTTCCGGAGCGCGCGTGATGATCGGGAGCAGCTCGTCGCGCTCCTTGAACACGCCCACCCGGGTCCCCTCGAAAACAGACTCGAAAGCCATGGCGATCTGAGGTCTCTCGATACCCGCCTTGAGCGCCGGAACTTCGGCCATCTGGGGCCGCATGACCTTGACCTTCTGCCGCCACTCGTTGCGCACGGACTTGGCATGAGGGTCATCCAGCAACACCTTCTCCGCCTTGGCGGCCAGCTCTCTCAGCACCGTCGAATCCGGACCATAGAGACGCAGCTGGATCTTGCCGCCCACGGAAGGCCCGAGCACAAAGAGCCGCACGCTGACCAGGGCTTGCGGAAACATACGGTCCAGATCCCGCTGGATCTTTTGGGTCAGATCCGGGATGCGCCTGTAATCGTCGACGTCCACAAGGATCTGGCCGAAGGCGTCGTAGCTCTTCTCCGTCGGGTAGGTCAGCAGGAACCGGACCTGCCCTCCTCCGATCATGGTCGTCATGTGGGTCACGCCTTCGCGCCGGGCGATATCCGCTTCGGCCCGCTCCAGTTGCCGCTGGGTTTCGCGGATGTCCGTGCCTTCGGCGAACCAGAAGTCCACATAGAACTGGGCCCTGGTCGAGTCAGGGAAGAAGCTGTTCTTGAGGGTGCCAAAGCCGACCATGGCCGCGATGAACATGACGACGACAACCGCCACCGTGACCCAGCGCCGACGGATGCACCAGGCCAGAAAAGCGCGATATGCACCGTAGAATTTCCCGCCGTAGGAGTCGGCCGCACTGCTTGATCCGTCCGCGTTTTGCGGCCGTACCTTCAGAAACGCCTTGCAAAAGAGCGGGGTGGTGTTCACGGCCGTGACCCAGCTCATGAGCAGGGAAATGAGAATGACATAAAAGAGGGAGCGACAATATTCGCCCGTGCTGTCCTGGGAAGTGCCTATGGCGGCAAAGGCGGCCACGGCCACGAAGGTCGCGCCCAGCAGAGGCACCCCGACCTGCCCCACCACGTCGCGGGCAGCGGTCAGAGCATCCACGCCACGATTCATCTTCTCCTTCATGCCGTCCGTGACCACGATGGCGTTGTCGACCAGCATGCCCAGCGCAATGACCAGGGCGCCGAGCGAAATTCTCTCCAGGGTGATGTCGCCAAGATCCATGACGATGAAGGTCGCCATGATGGTAATCACAAGGACCGCCCCGATGATCAGCCCGCTGCGCAGCCCCATGAATATGAGCAGCACCACGACGACGATGGCCACG is a window of Desulfomicrobium macestii DNA encoding:
- a CDS encoding Rpn family recombination-promoting nuclease/putative transposase, whose translation is MKPVNNIHDNLFRYTMSHSNVAADFLVQYLPSEVTGNLRLDTLTIAKDTFVDPNQREHYSDLLYTVLLKGGTSAFVYFLFEHKSRPDRFVALQILRYMVEIWELHRKQQKKSKTLPLIIPIVVYHGKNTQKASRLADLIELPDMKCNAYVPRFDLAFYDFSPASDEKIKGAITLRLMLACFRAKNNPRTVGHVMDLFGLLAKLDNSATSMRWIEVIATYLFQTMDIDRDVMHNIASIQLDANKEGKVMTLADRLRKEGRIEGRMEGKLEGKMEGKMEGEVMGRHAVLQRLLGKRFGKDILDIRMQDRLRSASAEQLDLWAERILDATTIEDVFRE
- a CDS encoding DUF4351 domain-containing protein, with the translated sequence MFQTMDINRDVMHNIASIQLDSNKEGKVMTLADRLRKEGRIEGRKEGKMEGEVLGRHAVLQRLLGKRFGKDILDIRMQDRLRSASAEQLDLWAERILDATTIEDVFRE
- a CDS encoding TolC family protein, with product MTLFGNIGLSASNAALTIAGYPGGSNLGDLMSGDSLQYSGGMGFGWDIFNYGRIKNNVRVQDARFQQLVVSYKDTVLQAARETEAALSAFLRSREEVAFLAQGVDAATRSVEISMIQYREGLADFQRVLDTQRSKVQAQDLLTSTQGSVLINLSAVYKALGGGWEARVGKDFLPEEIRREMGERTDWGGLLEAGAPVAGDRVRE
- a CDS encoding efflux transporter outer membrane subunit, whose product is MKDATRRATDAANVLRITVLGLALVLLGGCAVGPNYVRPEVPVMKEWSGKGDTRLKDGPAELAVWWKRLNDPVLDRLVEMARERNPSLQVAGLRILEARARLGIATGNRFPQLQQLKGNLADNGLSKHNANTSPALDTYYATASVALDAAWELDFWGKFRRAVESGVWDLDAATAGYDDLLVTLTAEVARVYVTLRTLEERLDIARENVAVQERSLQIARALYEGGDVTELDVAQARALLANTRASMPRLDAQLRQAKNGLAALLGMLPGEVDDLLGAPGRIPEVPADLAVGVPAELLRRRPDIRAAEARMAAQCALIGVARADLYPHA
- a CDS encoding efflux RND transporter permease subunit; amino-acid sequence: MMNIAEWSIRKSVISWVMTVLFLVVGWYSFNNLSRLEDPEFTIKEAVIITPYPGASAEQVEEEVSNVIEKACQEMGQLERVDSRSSRDLSIVQVTMKDNFDKATLPQVWDELRRKVSDAQRSLPPGAGPSIVNDDFGDVYGVFLAITGEGYTPREVYEYAKFLQRELLKAKDVKRINLYGVQKEAIYIEMRREKMSQFGVSPSDISNALKAKNIPASGGHLPLGVEYIPISPTGEFKSEQDIGGLLIKGMGSDSTVYLRDVADIKRDYIAPPDTILRYDGKPAIGLAVSTVLGGNVVDMGESLDQRFHELESMRPVGMELHVISHQSRAVTGAINGFLINLLEAVAIVVVVLLIFMGLRSGLIIGAVLVITIMATFIVMDLGDITLERISLGALVIALGMLVDNAIVVTDGMKEKMNRGVDALTAARDVVGQVGVPLLGATFVAVAAFAAIGTSQDSTGEYCRSLFYVILISLLMSWVTAVNTTPLFCKAFLKVRPQNADGSSSAADSYGGKFYGAYRAFLAWCIRRRWVTVAVVVVMFIAAMVGFGTLKNSFFPDSTRAQFYVDFWFAEGTDIRETQRQLERAEADIARREGVTHMTTMIGGGQVRFLLTYPTEKSYDAFGQILVDVDDYRRIPDLTQKIQRDLDRMFPQALVSVRLFVLGPSVGGKIQLRLYGPDSTVLRELAAKAEKVLLDDPHAKSVRNEWRQKVKVMRPQMAEVPALKAGIERPQIAMAFESVFEGTRVGVFKERDELLPIITRAPEDERSDLDSMESIPIWSPAAQSMIPIGQVLTGMKMEFEDAYLWRRDRFKMLRIHADPSSGLPSELMKRVKPAIEQALNVDVAQVLGKSFAPGEDPFQEGYDASTLKVGYSDKWPIRDMPGYSMAWGGESEDSAKANSRLAGTIPVFFGLMILIVIVLFNSIKKTLVIWFTVPLSVIGVTAGLLLFDQPFGFMSLLGLMSLSGMLIKNAIVLIDQIDVETGSGKPPFRAVIDSGVSRLIPVSMAALTTILGMLPLVQDAFFVSMAVTIMFGLGFATVLTLIVVPVLYAIFFNVKSEE